AAACTGATTCTATGATATGGAGGCGTGCATGTCCGATGATTTGAAGTTTCTGCACCGCGCCGTCGAACTTGCCTTGCAGGCCGAACAACAAGGCAATTTGCCGATCGGCGCGCTCATCACACTCGACGGCGAAGTGATTGCCGAAGCCGGCAATGCCATGCTCACGCCGCACTATCACCCCGGCCGTCATGCCGAAACAGAAGCGTTGCAGCGCGTCGCGATTGCGCTGTGGCCGCGCAGCCGCGACATGACGTGTTATACCACGCTCGAACCCTGCATGATGTGCATGGGCACGCTGTTGTTGCACGGCGTCGGGCGAATAGTCTTTGGCGCACAAGACAGCGCGGGCGGCGCCGGCAAAGCGCTTGCCTGTCTGCCGCCTTACTACGCGGAGGGCAAGGGCGTTCCGCAGTGGCACGGCCCGCTGCTGCCGGAGATTTGCGATGATCTTTTTAAACGCGCCCTGCTGCGCTTTGATCGACTCGTTGCCGGTAATCGTTCACAAACGTCGGAGAGTTGAATATGCCTTCTCCACAATTTCTGCCGCTTGCTTCCTATCAAGAATTTCCGCTTGACGAGATGCTGACCCGCGCGGCTGCTTTTCGCGAAATGATGCAACGCCGGCGCACGGTGCGTCATTTTTCAAGCCGGCCGGTGCCGCGGGAGATTATCGCTGATTGTTTATTGGCGGCGGGCAGCGCGCCCAGCGGCGCAAATATGCAGCCGTGGCATTTTGTCGTGGTCAGTGATGCGGAGGTGAAACGCCGGATTCGCGCAGCCGCGGAGAAAGAGGAACAGGAATTTTATCATGGCCGCGCGCCGCAAGAATGGCTCGAAGCGCTTGCGCCGCTGGGTACGGACGAGCATAAACCTTATTTGGAAAGCGCGCCCTATCTCATCGCTATTTTTGCGCAAAGTTTTGGCGCCCTGGCGGGCGGCCGCAAGGTCAAGAACTACTACGTGACGGAGTCCGTCGGCATTGCCACGGGCATGCTCATCACGGCGATTCATCATGCCGGCCTGGTTTCACTCACGCACACGCCCAGTCCCATGGGCTTTTTGAATGAGATTCTCGGCCGCCCGCAAAACGAGCGCGCGTATTTGATTCTGGTCGTAGGTTATCCTGCGC
This portion of the Cytophagia bacterium CHB2 genome encodes:
- a CDS encoding nitroreductase family protein, whose protein sequence is MPSPQFLPLASYQEFPLDEMLTRAAAFREMMQRRRTVRHFSSRPVPREIIADCLLAAGSAPSGANMQPWHFVVVSDAEVKRRIRAAAEKEEQEFYHGRAPQEWLEALAPLGTDEHKPYLESAPYLIAIFAQSFGALAGGRKVKNYYVTESVGIATGMLITAIHHAGLVSLTHTPSPMGFLNEILGRPQNERAYLILVVGYPAPEAVVPAVSKKALQDFVTFM
- a CDS encoding nucleoside deaminase encodes the protein MEACMSDDLKFLHRAVELALQAEQQGNLPIGALITLDGEVIAEAGNAMLTPHYHPGRHAETEALQRVAIALWPRSRDMTCYTTLEPCMMCMGTLLLHGVGRIVFGAQDSAGGAGKALACLPPYYAEGKGVPQWHGPLLPEICDDLFKRALLRFDRLVAGNRSQTSES